In a genomic window of Corallococcus silvisoli:
- a CDS encoding tRNA1(Val) (adenine(37)-N6)-methyltransferase, translated as MTASEGPDDGETLDSIGTADVRVFQRRTGYRFTLDAVLLAHFAATEGRDLPGPVLELGAGSGVVSLLLVKQFGVAGPVDALELQPAVHARLTRAVALNGCEGRVRPVLGDLREARSLFASGAHGQVVSNPPFRRAEAGVVSPDLERAVSKSEVACDAASVVAAARHALRPGGGVSLVYPAARLAEVLGLLERARLFPRVLRSVHARVEAPATRFLVQALRDQDRGLSVRPPLIVHGEGPGGYSAEVAALMDVPLAERGGG; from the coding sequence GTGACCGCTTCCGAGGGGCCCGACGACGGCGAGACGCTGGACTCCATTGGCACCGCGGACGTGCGCGTGTTCCAGCGCCGGACGGGCTACCGCTTCACGCTGGACGCGGTGCTGCTGGCGCACTTCGCGGCCACCGAAGGCCGGGACCTGCCCGGCCCGGTGCTGGAGCTGGGCGCGGGCAGTGGCGTGGTGTCGCTGCTGCTGGTGAAGCAGTTCGGCGTCGCCGGGCCGGTGGACGCGTTGGAGTTGCAGCCCGCGGTGCACGCGCGGCTGACGCGCGCGGTGGCGCTCAACGGGTGCGAGGGCCGGGTGCGGCCGGTGCTCGGGGACCTGCGGGAGGCGCGGTCGCTGTTCGCCTCCGGCGCCCATGGACAGGTGGTGTCCAACCCGCCGTTCCGCCGGGCCGAAGCGGGCGTGGTGAGCCCGGACCTGGAGCGGGCCGTGTCCAAGTCGGAGGTGGCGTGCGACGCGGCCTCGGTGGTCGCGGCGGCGCGGCATGCGCTGCGGCCGGGTGGGGGCGTGAGCCTGGTGTATCCGGCGGCGCGGCTGGCGGAGGTGCTGGGCCTGCTCGAGCGGGCGAGGCTGTTCCCCCGGGTGTTGCGGTCGGTGCACGCGCGGGTGGAGGCCCCGGCGACGCGCTTCCTGGTGCAGGCGCTGCGGGACCAGGACCGGGGGCTGTCGGTGCGGCCGCCGCTCATCGTGCATGGGGAGGGACCGGGGGGCTACAGCGCGGAGGTGGCGGCGCTGATGGACGTGCCACTGGCGGAGCGGGGCGGGGGTTGA
- a CDS encoding tenascin-X has translation MALAWTLGSGAGASRKALATALAAFLALLGACREQPPLTGARSLLRVSQEAVAFPASYPRVERVMEVRVVNAGRTTLDVEWTGLAAPFVAEGLPARMAPGEVPVRLFYRPEATGVLTATLTGRAPGGGEVRVELRGEANPLPDCPTPVACHTSTFDVVTESCVEARLPDGTACDPGNACLRDATCTAGLCKGVERVCDDGDACTTDVCNPLDGCTSVPAPPCPGDGKCQVGTCDPKVGCTLAKAPDGTFCGPERGCDAADVCLDGACQRRDPPDNFICAPASPCQGVGRCKGPVCERPPATALRPDWTYDAASNGEALHDLLVGPTGDVTLVGFFVPALMDAAGPLPVRASVAGRRCMLWNDRLLCMDQPASGQVSLLDRATGAPRWTFDLATARPDFAQGLTTLFMARLGVMQPDRLAALFEAYPPGASRDTLCRRYFLVVLDAFGGMVSAQALQDPLLAECNHPHPYGVASDAAGDLYLAFGPTQNVGAPLYPGAPTLLMAFSSDGVPRWRKTEAFAAGELALVNGLLLNERSAQALSTKDGQPVGSRPFPQALGRAVATSGHLIPSPSEDDTVGEWRLEGYGLPGLEPAWTYSFQGGSGPVSPEVRLASWASWPGLPPETVVVGTGLDARGAMLFAVSARDGREVFQCPVSNAATPAQFLELGPDSLVLMDGATTCGDCDPPFAYSQARFRRFPIPGLKPAEEPWPGTFGGPGHDHHEDPVRGR, from the coding sequence ATGGCGCTCGCGTGGACGCTGGGCAGTGGGGCTGGGGCTTCCAGGAAGGCCCTGGCGACGGCCCTGGCGGCCTTCCTGGCGCTTCTGGGGGCCTGCCGGGAGCAACCCCCGCTGACGGGCGCCCGGAGCCTCCTGCGGGTCTCCCAGGAGGCCGTGGCGTTCCCGGCCAGCTACCCCCGGGTGGAGCGGGTGATGGAGGTCCGGGTGGTGAACGCGGGCCGGACGACGCTGGACGTGGAGTGGACGGGGCTGGCGGCGCCGTTCGTGGCGGAGGGGCTGCCCGCGCGGATGGCGCCGGGGGAGGTGCCGGTGCGGCTCTTCTACCGGCCGGAGGCGACGGGCGTGCTGACGGCCACGCTGACGGGGCGGGCGCCTGGGGGCGGGGAGGTGCGCGTGGAGCTGCGGGGGGAGGCGAACCCCCTGCCGGACTGCCCCACGCCGGTGGCCTGCCACACGTCCACGTTCGACGTGGTGACGGAGTCCTGCGTGGAGGCGCGGCTGCCGGATGGCACGGCGTGCGACCCGGGCAACGCGTGCCTCCGGGACGCCACGTGCACGGCGGGGCTGTGCAAGGGCGTGGAGCGCGTCTGCGACGACGGCGACGCGTGCACCACGGACGTGTGCAACCCGCTGGACGGCTGCACGTCCGTGCCGGCGCCGCCGTGTCCTGGGGACGGGAAGTGCCAGGTGGGCACGTGCGACCCGAAGGTGGGGTGCACGCTGGCGAAGGCGCCGGATGGCACCTTCTGCGGCCCCGAGCGCGGCTGCGATGCCGCGGACGTGTGCCTGGACGGGGCGTGCCAGCGGAGGGATCCGCCGGACAACTTCATCTGCGCGCCCGCCAGCCCCTGCCAGGGGGTGGGCAGGTGCAAGGGGCCCGTGTGCGAGCGCCCCCCCGCGACGGCGCTGAGGCCCGACTGGACCTACGACGCGGCCTCCAACGGCGAGGCGCTGCACGACCTGCTGGTGGGCCCCACGGGGGACGTGACGCTGGTGGGCTTCTTCGTGCCGGCGCTGATGGACGCGGCGGGCCCGCTGCCGGTGCGCGCGAGCGTGGCCGGGCGGCGCTGCATGCTGTGGAACGACCGGCTGTTGTGCATGGACCAGCCGGCCTCCGGGCAGGTGTCGCTGCTGGACCGGGCGACGGGGGCGCCGCGGTGGACGTTCGACCTGGCCACGGCGCGGCCGGACTTCGCGCAGGGGCTGACGACGCTGTTCATGGCGCGGCTGGGGGTGATGCAGCCGGACCGGCTGGCGGCGCTCTTCGAGGCCTATCCGCCCGGCGCCTCGCGCGACACGCTGTGCCGGAGGTACTTCCTGGTGGTGTTGGATGCCTTTGGCGGGATGGTGTCCGCGCAGGCGTTGCAGGATCCGCTGCTCGCTGAGTGCAACCACCCGCACCCGTACGGCGTGGCGTCCGACGCGGCGGGGGACCTGTACCTGGCGTTCGGGCCCACGCAGAACGTGGGGGCGCCGCTGTATCCGGGGGCGCCCACGCTGCTGATGGCGTTCTCGTCGGACGGGGTGCCGCGCTGGCGCAAGACGGAGGCCTTCGCCGCGGGGGAGCTGGCCCTGGTGAACGGGCTGCTGCTCAACGAACGCTCCGCGCAGGCGCTGAGCACGAAGGACGGGCAGCCGGTGGGCTCGCGGCCCTTCCCCCAGGCGCTGGGCCGCGCGGTGGCGACCTCCGGGCACCTCATCCCGTCTCCCTCGGAGGACGACACCGTCGGGGAGTGGCGGCTGGAGGGCTACGGGCTGCCGGGGCTGGAGCCGGCCTGGACGTATTCGTTCCAGGGCGGGTCGGGGCCGGTGTCGCCGGAGGTGCGGCTGGCGAGCTGGGCGTCGTGGCCGGGGCTGCCGCCGGAGACGGTGGTGGTGGGCACGGGCCTGGACGCGCGGGGCGCCATGCTGTTCGCGGTGAGCGCGCGCGACGGCCGCGAGGTGTTCCAGTGCCCGGTGTCGAACGCGGCGACGCCCGCGCAGTTCCTGGAGCTGGGGCCGGACAGCCTGGTGCTGATGGACGGGGCGACGACGTGCGGCGACTGCGATCCACCCTTCGCGTACAGCCAGGCGCGCTTCCGGCGCTTCCCCATCCCCGGCCTGAAGCCCGCGGAGGAACCCTGGCCCGGAACGTTCGGCGGGCCAGGGCACGACCATCACGAGGACCCGGTGCGCGGGCGCTGA
- the gshB gene encoding glutathione synthase, giving the protein MAFSLGFLMDPLESVRVDHDTTFSLMLEAQRRGHDVYYFEQGWLRFNGRSAEARMRRVRVRREPGRHFDVLSEEVRPLSKLDVLFLRKDPPVDADYLHATQLVELCPDRAPVFINNPSGIRDANEKLFTLNFPDLMPETRVTRELSVVLEFAAGNEKGTILKPIDGFGGKGILFLAPGDRNARSMVELLTQGGKEPILAQAYVPESRLGDKRIILVDGEPVGAVLRVPSDADHRGNMAAGGKPMKADITARDLHICQRLKPALQEKGLTLVGIDVLGDYLTEVNVTSPTGLVEASHLDGVSCEGRVLDVAERMHGAR; this is encoded by the coding sequence ATGGCGTTCTCCCTTGGCTTCCTGATGGACCCGCTCGAGAGCGTGCGGGTGGACCACGACACGACGTTCTCGCTGATGCTGGAAGCCCAGCGGCGCGGTCACGACGTCTACTACTTCGAGCAGGGCTGGCTGCGCTTCAACGGCCGGAGCGCGGAGGCGCGCATGCGCCGGGTCCGGGTGCGGCGCGAGCCGGGCCGGCACTTCGACGTGCTCTCGGAGGAGGTGCGGCCCCTGTCGAAGCTGGACGTGCTGTTCCTGCGCAAGGACCCGCCGGTGGACGCGGACTATCTGCACGCCACCCAGCTGGTGGAGCTGTGTCCGGACCGGGCGCCGGTGTTCATCAACAACCCGTCCGGCATCCGCGACGCGAACGAGAAGCTCTTCACGCTGAACTTCCCGGACCTGATGCCGGAGACGCGCGTGACGCGCGAGCTGTCGGTGGTGCTGGAGTTCGCCGCCGGGAACGAGAAGGGCACCATCCTCAAGCCCATCGACGGGTTCGGGGGCAAGGGCATCCTGTTCCTCGCGCCAGGGGACCGCAACGCGCGCTCCATGGTGGAGCTGCTGACGCAGGGCGGGAAGGAGCCCATCCTCGCGCAGGCCTACGTGCCGGAGAGCCGCCTGGGGGACAAGCGCATCATCCTGGTGGACGGAGAGCCGGTGGGCGCGGTGTTGCGCGTGCCGTCGGACGCGGACCACCGGGGCAACATGGCCGCGGGGGGCAAGCCGATGAAGGCGGACATCACCGCGCGCGACCTGCACATCTGCCAGCGCCTCAAGCCCGCGCTCCAGGAGAAGGGGCTGACGCTGGTGGGCATCGACGTGCTGGGCGACTACCTCACCGAGGTGAACGTCACCAGCCCCACCGGCCTGGTGGAGGCCAGCCACCTGGACGGCGTCTCCTGCGAGGGGCGCGTGCTGGATGTGGCCGAACGGATGCACGGCGCGCGCTGA
- a CDS encoding DoxX family protein, with the protein MNVMMLDERPSMLKSAALLPARLSLGATMIQHGVAKLKKGGTEQHSGMFEQLGFKPGRPWVLATGITELVAGVSSILGIATRFTALSVIVTQAVAIAKVHGKNGFDITKGGYEFNAALIAIALGTLMRGPGRLSLYGALERRVKRRELRHFRLLPRQRRRSALLDALG; encoded by the coding sequence ATGAACGTGATGATGCTGGACGAACGACCGTCGATGCTGAAGTCCGCCGCGCTCCTGCCTGCCCGCCTGTCGCTGGGCGCGACGATGATCCAGCACGGCGTGGCCAAGCTGAAGAAGGGGGGCACCGAGCAGCACTCGGGCATGTTCGAGCAGCTGGGGTTCAAGCCAGGGCGGCCGTGGGTGCTGGCCACGGGCATCACGGAGCTGGTGGCCGGGGTGAGCTCCATCCTGGGCATCGCGACGCGGTTCACCGCGCTCTCCGTCATCGTGACGCAGGCGGTGGCCATCGCGAAGGTGCACGGCAAGAACGGCTTCGACATCACCAAGGGCGGCTACGAGTTCAACGCGGCGCTCATCGCGATTGCCCTGGGGACGTTGATGCGCGGCCCGGGGCGGCTGTCGCTGTACGGCGCGCTGGAGCGGCGGGTGAAGCGCAGGGAGCTGAGGCACTTCCGGCTGCTGCCGCGTCAGCGCCGGCGCTCGGCGCTGCTGGACGCGCTCGGGTAG
- a CDS encoding CapA family protein codes for MPAGLAPVAAPASVSAPATGVGASTAQSAAPATGGDTLSEAGRIAVEASVAALRAAAVALHGKSGTASGLATVGDPDAHFARGVEALQSKDSRTAIAELSACVQAAPSRADCRWELGWAYSVEGRWADSLAQWTQVRALNPHQPDLEGALTQARNQAALQARLAQPLNGPPRPPPPPGAKLRIRATGDLMLGTTVPEGYLPPEGGGSVIAAVRPLLEDADLTFVNLEGPLCDTGRTTKCRSASNCYAFRSPTSFGQYLQQAGVDVVSTANNHSGDFGEECRRATESTLDALGIAWSGPPGSVATLERNGLKIGLVAFHTSAGCNHLNNLPTATALVKQVAATHDIVIVSFHGGAEGGKALHVPPGKEMFFGEDRGDLRAFTHAVVDAGAHLVLGHGPHVARAMEFYQGRLIAYSMGNFATYGRFNLQGPQGLGMVLEVELDSQGRFSTGRILPTRQVGEGITQPDPAAKVVSLVRKLTAEDFPDTGARIADDGRLSPRKSPATASSSAP; via the coding sequence ATGCCCGCTGGCCTCGCGCCCGTCGCTGCTCCCGCGTCCGTGAGCGCGCCGGCAACGGGTGTGGGAGCCTCCACGGCCCAGTCCGCCGCGCCCGCGACAGGCGGTGACACCCTCTCCGAGGCGGGCCGCATCGCCGTGGAGGCCAGTGTCGCGGCCCTGCGCGCCGCCGCCGTGGCCCTGCACGGCAAGTCCGGCACCGCGTCCGGTCTCGCCACCGTGGGCGATCCCGACGCGCACTTCGCGCGCGGCGTGGAGGCCCTTCAGTCGAAGGACTCACGCACCGCCATCGCGGAGCTGTCCGCGTGCGTGCAGGCCGCGCCGTCCCGCGCCGACTGCCGCTGGGAGCTGGGCTGGGCCTACTCCGTCGAGGGCCGCTGGGCGGACTCCCTCGCGCAATGGACCCAGGTGCGCGCGCTCAACCCCCACCAGCCCGACCTGGAAGGCGCGCTCACCCAGGCCCGCAACCAGGCCGCGCTCCAGGCCCGGCTCGCGCAGCCGTTGAACGGCCCGCCCCGCCCTCCCCCGCCCCCGGGCGCGAAGCTGCGCATCCGCGCCACTGGCGACCTGATGCTCGGCACCACCGTGCCGGAGGGCTACCTGCCCCCGGAAGGCGGCGGCAGCGTCATCGCCGCCGTGCGCCCCCTGCTGGAGGACGCGGACCTCACCTTCGTCAACCTCGAGGGCCCGCTCTGCGACACCGGCCGCACCACCAAGTGCCGCTCCGCCTCCAACTGCTACGCGTTCCGTTCGCCCACCTCGTTCGGCCAGTACCTCCAGCAGGCCGGCGTGGACGTGGTCTCCACCGCGAACAACCACTCCGGTGACTTCGGCGAGGAGTGCCGCCGCGCCACCGAGTCCACCCTGGACGCGCTGGGCATCGCGTGGAGCGGGCCCCCGGGCAGCGTGGCCACGCTGGAGCGCAACGGGCTGAAGATTGGACTCGTGGCCTTCCACACGTCCGCGGGCTGCAACCACCTCAACAACCTGCCCACCGCCACCGCGCTGGTGAAGCAGGTGGCCGCCACGCACGACATCGTCATCGTCTCCTTCCACGGCGGCGCCGAGGGCGGCAAGGCCCTGCACGTCCCGCCCGGCAAGGAGATGTTCTTCGGCGAGGACCGCGGCGACCTGCGCGCCTTCACCCACGCGGTGGTGGACGCGGGCGCGCACCTGGTGCTGGGCCACGGCCCGCACGTCGCGCGCGCGATGGAGTTCTACCAGGGCCGCCTCATCGCCTACTCCATGGGCAACTTCGCCACCTACGGCCGCTTCAACCTCCAGGGGCCGCAGGGCCTGGGCATGGTCCTGGAGGTGGAGCTGGACAGCCAGGGCCGCTTCTCCACCGGCCGCATCCTCCCCACCCGGCAGGTGGGCGAAGGCATCACGCAGCCGGACCCCGCCGCCAAGGTCGTCTCGCTGGTGCGCAAGCTCACCGCCGAGGACTTCCCGGACACCGGCGCCCGCATCGCCGACGATGGCCGCCTCTCCCCGCGCAAGTCACCCGCGACGGCCTCCAGCTCCGCGCCGTAG
- a CDS encoding serine/threonine protein kinase, with protein sequence MLTQLTVGGMAELFLGYTSGPGGFRKYVVIKRILPDARSNDQFVRMFLDEARITAAFNHPNIAQVFDLGEEDDGLYLAMEFIGGQNLNQVTSACLKKRQPVPLAFTLSVARDVCLALHYAHTFTSPGGEASPVIHRDVAQKNIMVTYDGTVKLLDFGIAKAKNSLERTSVGTVKGTTGYMSPEQVRGDPLDGRSDLFSVGVVMHELITGERLFAGKTERDEMVKILEDSIPWPSVLLPHVSEDISRVVMRALERNVDRRYASGRDMARAIEKAAGGKLMDAEQRAALMKGLFAERMAATRSLLESADVTTSSQVLASAKRALQKDDGPYLPERKATALSVVEARKKAEIARLRAEDPTSEDTAPPVKRSKLGVVWALLSLSLLLGVAYGAFRLVQLIEAEEAPLPVNPSAMVAIPIRPPGEPVSEAGTAGAEPDKDKDKDKDKDRGAKDRSAKDHDPDSDREEPRPTRGKRARGEVTLFLDERAEVFLNNKSLGHTPLVKRALPVGQAELVLVGEDGKRRLLAVPVETGKPVRLNLKLRELPGR encoded by the coding sequence GTGCTCACGCAGCTGACCGTGGGCGGCATGGCGGAGCTGTTCCTGGGCTACACGTCGGGCCCGGGCGGCTTTCGCAAGTACGTGGTCATCAAGCGCATCCTCCCGGACGCGCGCTCCAATGATCAGTTCGTCCGCATGTTCCTGGACGAAGCGCGCATCACCGCGGCCTTCAACCACCCGAACATCGCGCAGGTGTTCGACCTGGGGGAGGAGGACGACGGGCTCTACCTGGCCATGGAGTTCATCGGCGGGCAGAACCTCAACCAGGTGACCAGCGCGTGCCTGAAGAAGCGCCAGCCGGTGCCCCTGGCGTTCACGCTGTCGGTGGCGCGCGACGTCTGCCTGGCGCTGCACTACGCGCACACCTTCACGTCCCCCGGCGGCGAGGCCAGCCCCGTCATCCACCGCGACGTGGCGCAGAAGAACATCATGGTGACGTACGACGGCACCGTGAAGCTGCTCGACTTCGGCATCGCCAAGGCGAAGAACAGCCTGGAGCGCACCAGCGTCGGCACGGTGAAGGGCACCACCGGGTACATGTCCCCGGAGCAGGTGCGCGGCGATCCGCTGGATGGCAGGAGCGACCTGTTCTCCGTGGGCGTGGTGATGCACGAGCTCATCACCGGCGAGCGGCTGTTCGCCGGGAAGACCGAGCGCGACGAGATGGTGAAGATCCTCGAGGACTCCATCCCGTGGCCGTCGGTGCTGCTGCCGCACGTGTCCGAGGACATCTCCCGCGTGGTGATGCGCGCGCTGGAGCGCAACGTGGACCGCCGCTACGCGTCCGGCCGGGACATGGCGCGCGCCATCGAGAAGGCGGCGGGCGGCAAGCTGATGGACGCCGAGCAGCGCGCGGCCCTGATGAAGGGCCTGTTCGCGGAGCGCATGGCCGCCACGCGCTCGCTGCTGGAGAGCGCGGACGTGACGACGAGCAGCCAGGTGCTGGCGTCGGCGAAGCGGGCCCTCCAGAAGGATGACGGCCCCTACCTGCCGGAGCGCAAGGCGACCGCGCTGAGCGTCGTGGAGGCGCGCAAGAAGGCGGAGATCGCCCGGCTGCGCGCGGAAGACCCCACCAGCGAGGACACCGCGCCCCCGGTGAAGCGCTCGAAGCTGGGCGTCGTGTGGGCCCTGCTGTCGCTGTCGCTGCTGCTGGGCGTCGCCTATGGGGCGTTCCGGCTCGTCCAGTTGATCGAAGCCGAGGAGGCGCCCCTCCCGGTGAACCCCAGTGCCATGGTCGCCATCCCCATCCGCCCGCCCGGAGAGCCGGTGTCCGAGGCGGGCACGGCCGGCGCGGAGCCGGACAAGGACAAGGACAAGGACAAGGACAAGGACCGGGGCGCGAAGGACCGGAGCGCGAAGGACCACGACCCGGACTCCGACCGCGAGGAGCCCCGGCCGACGCGGGGCAAGCGGGCCCGCGGCGAGGTGACGCTCTTCCTGGATGAGCGCGCGGAGGTCTTCCTCAACAACAAGTCACTGGGCCACACGCCGCTGGTGAAGCGCGCGCTGCCGGTGGGACAGGCGGAGCTGGTCCTGGTGGGCGAGGACGGCAAGCGCCGCCTGCTCGCGGTGCCGGTGGAGACGGGCAAGCCCGTGCGCCTCAACCTCAAGCTCCGGGAGCTGCCTGGCCGCTGA